The bacterium genome includes a region encoding these proteins:
- a CDS encoding T9SS type A sorting domain-containing protein yields the protein MKLLISFVVTVGSETDTVTVTDSTLTRYNFVIESPSTTMRVKITGTDATLARLILYESDGSTQGYYSRGEEEGPSGPKPLEFRLDNVMPNPFTKTATISFAIPLAEPVILKMYDVTGREVRTLVNGPVAAGVHSVNWDARDNQARAVASGVYFVRMATKDFKASRKAVLLK from the coding sequence ATGAAACTCCTGATAAGCTTTGTAGTTACAGTCGGCAGCGAAACGGATACGGTAACGGTAACGGACAGCACTCTTACCCGCTACAACTTCGTGATAGAATCTCCTAGCACTACGATGAGGGTAAAGATAACGGGCACGGACGCCACGCTTGCAAGGCTCATACTATACGAGTCCGACGGCTCCACTCAAGGCTACTACTCGAGAGGAGAGGAAGAAGGACCTTCCGGCCCTAAGCCTCTTGAGTTCAGACTCGATAACGTGATGCCTAACCCGTTCACGAAAACCGCTACCATAAGCTTTGCCATACCTTTAGCCGAGCCTGTGATCTTGAAGATGTACGATGTAACGGGCCGCGAGGTTCGCACGCTTGTCAACGGACCGGTTGCAGCCGGCGTGCACAGCGTTAACTGGGACGCAAGGGATAACCAGGCAAGAGCGGTGGCATCAGGCGTCTACTTCGTTCGAATGGCTACAAAGGACTTCAAGGCAAGCCGCAAGGCAGTGCTCCTGAAGTAA